A genome region from Manis javanica isolate MJ-LG chromosome 3, MJ_LKY, whole genome shotgun sequence includes the following:
- the USF3 gene encoding basic helix-loop-helix domain-containing protein USF3 isoform X1 — protein MGLFFFPEVPITVTTVTMPEMTENETPTKKQHRKKNRETHNAVERHRKKKINAGINRIGELIPCSPALKQSKNMILDQAFKYITELKRQNDELLLNGGNNEQAEEIKKLRKQLEEIQKENGRYIELLKANDICLYDDPTIHWKGNLRNSKVSVVIPSDQVQKNIIVYSNGSHPGGNSQGTAVQGITFNVGHNLQKQTANVVPVQRTCSLVTPVSISGVYPSENKPWHQSTVSTLATNQPVPLCLPATISAQNILELSTSESESSMPGVTSGSLITVPVGPEPHQHCSLHTCLNDQSSSENKNGQESSTLLKKMVPCVTSVPASSPATATKAHYGSKSCLSTQDFRSDFQTTFVVSVTTTVCSQPPRSAGDSCPVSMNKGADSASVTAVVAPCSPGVGKATTPVSTLSANPLDSRWMLSYSLPSSTVSTSDLKNINSLTRIPSAGNTQTTWTTLQLAGNTIQPLSQIPSSAVPPVLNESGTSPTTTNHSRHGATGTNLSNSFPADGQPVEQVVVTLPSCPSLPMQPLTAQPQVKSQPPKNIIPLNSAMQVIQMAQPVGSAVNAAPANQNVIILQPPSTTPCPTVMRAEVPTQTVGQQIVIIQTANQNPLPLLSAPHPGSVRLPVNGANAIIGSNNSMQNVSTPQTFGGKHLVHILPRPSSLPTSNSTFSVTMSNQQQPQTISLNGQLFALQPVMSSSGTTNQTPMQIIQPTTSEDPNTNVALNTFGALASLNQSISQMAGQSCVQLSLSQPANSQTAANSQTTPVNCVSLTTTVASSMTTDNSATLTSTYNLVTTPSVNMVTSLPNVKSKRLTKKPGAKKYLASNKSACPLNPVRDMDKLDCPGPEGPAEPSYNGGLLESLPVVLPSAALAPANSVSVSGLHSLDALDSESVIPESKSAEESSSPSQESVTSEHFTVAPAKSKDCVPILQQDTSQEKPPTSLALSDAATSCTSANVLIPSPNDPHILVSQVSDLSSAASTTSTDCVSEVEIIADSCRVEQGSSDTVQTTGHLKGQGLTELLSGLAKEKTPRKPPLSVQVDHPDFSSESSKIVDSSVDLHPKQELLLMNSDDRDPGQHHACIPDQEVMSGSLLTSRQADSPMSTSSGSSRSFSVASMLPETSREDVTSNATTNTCDSCTFVEQTDIVALAARAIFDQENLEKGRAGTQADMREVTSKPSEASSLEGDQPFKTQVSKENGSGQAEATPNEFNPQDSVEATVDRPLEKPSCSIGIKTSNASLQVSTSQPPSITSLSVNNLIHPSSISHPLVSCAGLSQTSEQTAVPATVDLTIGSSSYVSQPPGPSLMTEYSQEQLNTMTGAIPNPQTQELLKPSHENRKDSAKRAVQDDLLMSSAKRQKHCQPAPVRLDGMSLMSRTPDSISDPTQMMVSQIPPSSSNSVVPISNPAHGDSLTRLFPPGNNFVAPALRQTEVQCSSQPSVAEQQQAQASQHLQALQQHVPAQAVSHLHSNHLYLKQQQQAGQLRERHPLYQLQHHVPHADSSVHPQPHSVHPQRALQQEVQLQKKRSLVPGTQTSQLSLQTKHHGTDQSRPKSGQPHPHHQQMQSQMQQRFGSSQQEKSCENPSTSRNHHAHPQNHLSQDIMHQQQDVGSRQQGSGVSSEHVSGHNPMQRLLTSRGIEQQMVSQPSIVTRPSDMTCTPHRPERNRVSSYSAEALIGKTSSNSEQRMGISIQGSRVSDQLEMRSYLDVSRNKGLAIHNMQGRVEHAVASDIRLSDCQTFKPTGASQQPQSNFEVQSSRNNEIGNPVSSLRSMQSQAFRISQNPGPPPIDRQKRLPYPSVQSIPAGNAVPARDSENTCHQSFMQSLLAPHLGDQVIGSQRSLSEHQRNTQCGPSSAVEYSCPPTHEGVHIRRDSESQNRESCDMSLGAINTRNSTLNVPFSSSSSSGDIQGRNTSPNVSVQKSNPMRITDSHGTKGHMNPPVTTNIHGIARPALPHPSVSHGNADQGPPVRQTNSSVPQRSRHPLQDSSGSKIRQPERNRSGNQRHSNVFDPSLPHLPLSTGGSMILGRQQPTTEKRGSIVRFMPDSPQVPNDNSAPDQHTLSQNFGFPFIPEGGMNPPINANTSFIPQVTQPSATRTPALIPVDPQNTLPSFYPPYSPAHPTLSNDISIPYFSNQMFSNPSTEKVNSGSLNNRFGSILSPPRPVGFAQPSFPLLPDMPPMHMTNSHLSNFNMTSLFPEIATALPDGSAMSPLLTIANSSASDSSKQSSNRPAHNISHILGHDCSSAV, from the exons atgggattgttcttctttcctgag GTTCCTATCACTGTAACCACTGTAACCATGCCAGAAATGACAGAGAATGAGACTCCTACAAAAAAGCAGCACAG aaagaaaaaccgGGAGACACACAATGCAG TGGAGAGgcatagaaagaagaaaatcaatgcTGGGATAAACAGAATAGGAGAGCTGATCCCGTGTTCCCCTGCGCTGAAGCAG AGCAAGAACATGATTCTGGACCAAGCCTTTAAATATATAACAGAATTGAAAAGGCAAAATGATGAACTCCTGCTTAATGGAGGAAACAATGAACAAG cTGAAGAGATTAAGAAGCTACGCAAACAACTGgaagaaattcaaaaagaaaatggcCGATATATTGAATTACTGAAAGCAAATGACATATGCTTATATGATGACCCCACAATCCACTGGAAAGGAAATCTTAGAAACTCAAAGGTCTCTGTTGTTATTCCCAGTGACCAGGTTCaaaaaaatatcattgtttattcCAATGGGAGTCATCCTGGTGGAAACAGCCAGGGAACAGCTGTTCAGGGGATAACCTTTAATGTTGGTCATAATTTACAAAAGCAAACCGCCAATGTGGTGCCAGTACAGAGGACTTGCAGTCTTGTGACTCCTGTGTCTATTTCTGGAGTTTACCCTTCCGAAAACAAGCCATGGCATCAGTCCACAGTTTCTACATTGGCCACCAACCAGCCTGTTCCTCTTTGTCTTCCTGCTACCATTTCTGCTCAAAATATTCTTGAACTTTCCACCTCCGAAAGTGAATCAAGTATGCCTGGCGTGACTAGTGGCTCATTGATCACTGTTCCTGTTGGGCCTGAACCTCACCAACATTGTTCCTTGCACACATGTCTAAATGATCAAAGTTCTTCTGAAAATAAGAATGGGCAGGAGAGCTCCACATTACTGAAGAAAATGGTCCCTTGTGTCACAAGTGTCCCCGCCAGCTCCCCAGCCACTGCCACCAAAGCACACTATGGCAGCAAGTCATGCCTGAGCACACAGGATTTCAGAAGTGATTTTCAAACCACCTTTGTTGTTTCAGTTACCACCACAGTCTGCTCCCAGCCTCCCAGGTCTGCAGGTGATTCTTGTCCCGTGAGTATGAACAAGGGTGCGGACTCAGCAAGTGTTACTGCAGTGGTGGCCCCATGTTCCCCTGGAGTGGGGAAGGCCACCACTCCTGTAAGCACTCTTTCTGCAAACCCTTTGGACAGTCGTTGGATGCTTTCTTATTCTTTGCCTTCTTCAACTGTTAGTACTTCTGATTTGAAAAACATTAATAGCCTTACCCGAATTCCCTCAGCTGGAAACACGCAGACAACGTGGACTACTTTGCAACTGGCAGGAAACACTATTCAGCCCTTAAGCCAGATACCATCTTCTGCAGTGCCCCCAGTATTAAATGAATCTGGTACTAGTCCCACCACAACCAACCACAGTAGACATGGAGCTACAGGCACCAACTTGAGTAATTCTTTTCCAGCAGATGGGCAGCCAGTTGAGCAAGTAGTTGTAACCTTGCCTTCTTGTCCATCTTTACCTATGCAGCCGCTGACTGCCCAGCCACAAGTTAAATCTCAGCCTCCAAAAAATATCATTCCATTGAATTCAGCAATGCAGGTGATTCAGATGGCGCAGCCAGTTGGGTCGGCTGTTAATGCAGCTCCAGCTAATCAAAATGTTATCATTCTTCAGCCACCCAGCACCACACCATGCCCAACAGTGATGAGGGCAGAGGTTCCCACCCAAACAGTAGGTCAACAGATAGTCATCATACAGACAGCTAATCAGAACCCTTTGCCTCTCCTCTCAGCTCCACATCCTGGTTCTGTTCGACTCCCTGTCAATGGAGCCAATGCTATAATTGGGTCTAATAACTCAATGCAAAATGTTTCGACCCCACAAACTTTTGGCGGAAAGCATCTTGTTCACATATTACCAAGACCTTCATCGTTACCAACATCTAATTCAACTTTTTCTGTTACCATGTCAAACCAACAACAGCCTCAAACCATTTCTTTAAATGGACAGCTCTTTGCTTTACAGCCTGTGATGTCTTCATCAGGAACTACAAATCAAACCCCTATGCAAATTATTCAACCCACCACCAGCGAAGATCCAAATACCAATGTTGCCCTGAACACATTTGGTGCTTTGGCCAGCCTCAATCAAAGCATATCACAGATGGCTGGGCAAAGCTGTGTGCAATTGTCCCTTAGCCAGCCTGCCAACTCTCAGACTGCTGCAAATAGTCAGACCACTCCAGTTAACTGTGTTTCATTAACAACAACCGTAGCATCTTCCATGACAACAGATAATTCAGCCACACTAACCAGTACTTATAATTTAGTGACTACTCCCTCAGTGAACATGGTAACTTCTTTGCCTAATGTGAAATCAAAAAGGTTGACTAAGAAGCCAGGTGCCAAGAAATATTTAGCATCTAACAAGTCAGCCTGCCCTCTAAATCCAGTCAGAGATATGGACAAATTAGACTGCCCTGGCCCTGAAGGCCCCGCGGAGCCATCGTATAATGGCGGACTGCTGGAAAGCCTCCCTGTGGTATTACCGTCTGCCGCTTTGGCCCCAGCAAATAGTGTAAGTGTTTCTGGTCTACATTCCTTAGATGCTCTGGATTCTGAATCAGTGATACCTGAGTCTAAGTCAGCGGAAGAGTCTAGCTCACCCTCCCAAGAATCTGTAACAAGTGAACATTTTACAGTGGCCCCAGCAAAATCCAAAGATTGTGTCCCTATTTTACAACAAGACACATCTCAGGAGAAGCCACCGACTAGTTTGGCATTGTCAGATGCTGCTACATCCTGCACTTCAGCTAACGTGTTGATTCCATCTCCAAATGATCCCCACATTTTGGTTTCTCAGGTTTCTGATTTGTCATCTGCTGCAAGCACTACAAGTACTGACTGTGTTTCTGAGGTGGAAATCATTGCTGACTCTTGCAGGGTTGAGCAAGGTTCATCAGATACAGTGCAAACCACAGGTCACTTAAAGGGGCAAGGTTTAACTGAACTGCTATCTGGTCTTGCTAAAGAAAAAACCCCTCGGAAACCACCTCTTTCAGTCCAGGTGGACCATCCTGATTTTTCTTCAGAAAGTTCTAAAATAGTGGATTCAAGTGTTGATTTGCATCCCAAACAAGAGCTgttgctgatgaacagtgatgaCAGAGATCCAGGACAGCATCATGCCTGCATTCCTGATCAGGAAGTTATGAGTGGTTCTTTGCTCACCAGTAGACAGGCTGACTCTCCCATGTCAACGAGCTCTGGCAGTAGTCGTAGTTTCTCAGTTGCATCCATGCTTCCTGAAACAAGTAGAGAGGATGTCACCAGCAATGCAACAACTAATACTTGTGACAGCTGTACCTTTGTAGAGCAAACTGATATAGTTGCTCTTGCAGCAAGAGCTATTTTTGACCAGGAGAATCTTGAGAAGGGAAGAGCTGGCACCCAGGCTGATATGAGGGAAGTTACTTCAAAGCCTTCTGAAGCATCATCTTTAGAGGGAGACCAACCTTTCAAAACACAGGTATCTAAAGAGAATGGCTCAGGACAGGCAGAGGCAACACCAAATGAATTCAATCCTCAGGATTCAGTTGAAGCAACTGTGGATAGGCCCCTTGAAAAACCAAGTTGTTCCATAGGAATTAAAACATCAAATGCCTCTTTACAGGTTTCAACTTCTCAGCCCCCAAGCATCACCAGTTTAAGTGTGAATAATCTCATCCATCCGAGCAGCATCAGCCATCCTCTTGTCAGCTGTGCTGGTTTATCCCAAACTTCAGAACAAACAGCTGTCCCTGCAACAGTTGATCTGACTATTGGATCTAGCTCCTACGTCAGTCAGCCTCCCGGACCATCTCTCATGACTGAATATTCCCAAGAACAGCTGAATACTATGACTGGTGCCATACCAAACCCACAGACTCAAGAACTCTTAAAGCCAAGTCATGAAAACCGTAAAGACTCTGCGAAGCGTGCTGTCCAAGATGACCTCTTAATGTCTTCAGCTAAACGTCAAAAGCATTGCCAGCCAGCCCCCGTCAGGCTTGATGGTATGTCCCTAATGAGCCGCACTCCAGACAGCATTTCTGATCCAACTCAAATGATGGTTAGTCAGATCCCTCCCAGCTCTTCAAACTCAGTTGTGCCGATTAGCAACCCAGCACACGGAGATAGCCTTACAAGATTATTCCCACCTGGTAACAACTTTGTGGCCCCTGCTTTGAGGCAAACTGAAGTTCAGTGCAGTTCTCAGCCTTCGGTTGCTGAGCAGCAGCAAGCCCAGGCCAGTCAACATTTACAGGCCCTGCAACAGCATGTTCCAGCACAGGCGGTATCTCACCTGCATAGTAACCATCTCTACCTGAAGCAGCAGCAGCAAGCAGGGCAGCTAAGAGAGAGGCATCCCTTGTATCAGCTGCAGCACCATGTGCCCCATGCAGACAGCTCTGTCCACCCTCAGCCCCACAGTGTCCACCCACAGAGAGCTTTGCAGCAGGAAGTTCAGCTGCAGAAAAAGAGGAGCCTTGTTCCGGGCACACAGACATCTCAGCTTTCCTTACAAACGAAGCACCACGGCACTGACCAATCCCGACCCAAGAGTGGTCAGCCACATCCCCACCATCAGCAGATGCAGTCACAGATGCAACAACGCTTTGGAAGCTCCCAGCAGGAGAAGAGCTGTGAAAACCCATCAACGAGCCGGAACCACCATGCCCACCCCCAGAACCATCTCAGTCAGGATATTATGCACCAGCAGCAGGATGTTGGAAGCAGGCAGCAAGGTTCAGGGGTTTCTTCTGAACATGTATCTGGGCATAACCCGATGCAGAGGCTCTTGACATCTAGAGGCATAGAGCAGCAAATGGTGTCCCAACCAAGCATTGTGACTAGACCTTCAGACATGACCTGTACCCCACACAGGCCAGAGAGAAACAGAGTTTCAAGTTACTCTGCTGAGGCGCTCATTGGAAAGACATCTTCTAATTCAGAGCAGAGAATGGGTATATCAATTCAGGGTTCCAGAGTTTCAGATCAGCTTGAAATGAGAAGCTATCTGGATGTTTCCCGAAATAAGGGTTTGGCCATTCATAACATGCAGGGTCGTGTGGAACATGCTGTTGCCTCAGATATCCGCCTTTCTGACTGTCAGACATTTAAACCAACTGGAGCCAGTCAACAGCCCCAGAGTAATTTTGAAGTACAATCttcaagaaataatgaaataggtAACCCTGTATCATCATTGAGGAGTATGCAGTCCCAGGCTTTTCGAATTAGTCAAAACCCTGGCCCACCACCAATCGACCGACAAAAGAGATTACCGTATCCATCAGTTCAGAGCATCCCAGCAGGAAATGCTGTCCCAGCAAGGGACAGTGAAAATACATGTCACCAAAGTTTCATGCAAAGTTTACTTGCCCCTCACCTTGGTGATCAGGTCATTGGGAGCCAGAGATCTCTCTCGGAACATCAGAGGAATACACAGTGTGGTCCATCCTCTGCAGTTGAATATAGTTGTCCCCCAACTCATGAAGGTGTCCATATTAGAAGAGATAGTGAGAGTCAGAATAGAGAAAGTTGTGACATGTCCTTAGGTGCCATTAACACCAGGAACAGCACCTTGAATGTTCCATTTTCgagttcttcttcctcaggagaTATTCAAGGTCGAAACACAAGTCCCAATGTTTCTGTACAGAAGTCCAATCCCATGAGGATCACTGACAGTCATGGGACCAAAGGCCATATGAACCCTCCAGTCACAACTAACATACATGGGATTGCAAGGCCAGCTTTGCCCCATCCATCTGTGTCTCATGGAAATGCTGATCAAGGGCCTCCTGTACGTCAGACAAATTCTTCAGTTCCTCAGCGATCGAGGCATCCCTTGCAAGACAGCAGTGGTTCCAAAATTCGTCAACCTGAAAGGAATCGTTCTGGAAACCAAAGGCATAGTAATGTCTTTGATCCAAGTCTTCCCCATCTTCCTCTGTCTACTGGTGGCAGTATGATTCTTGGACGCCAACAACCCActacagagaagagaggaagcatTGTTCGTTTCATGCCCGATAGCCCACAAGTACCTAATGATAATTCAGCACCTGACCAGCATACACTATCACAaaattttggttttccttttattcctgaGGGTGGCATGAATCCACCAATAAATGCTAATACTTCTTTCATTCCACAGGTTACCCAGCCTAGTGCCACTCGAACTCCAGCCCTCATCCCTGTAGATCCCCAAAATACACTACCTTCTTTCTATCCCCCATACTCTCCTGCTCATCCTACACTGTCCAATGATATTTCGATCCCCTATTTTTCTAATCAAATGTTCTCCAATcctagcacagagaaggtaaacagTGGAAGTTTAAATAACCGATTTGGATCAATTTTATCTCCTCCCAGACCTGTTGGTTTTGCTCAACCGAGTTTTCCTCTTCTCCCTGATATGCCACCGATGCACATGACCAACTCTCACTTATCCAATTTTAATATGACATCATTGTTTCCAGAAATAGCTACAGCTCTTCCTGATGGCTCCGCAATGTCACCTCTGCTTACAATAGCAAACTCCTCTGCCTCTGACTCTTCCAAGCAGTCCTCAAACAGACCTGCCCACAACATAAGCCATATTTTAGGTCATGACTGCAGTTCGGCTGTTTAA